The Candidatus Scalindua japonica genome has a segment encoding these proteins:
- a CDS encoding LuxR C-terminal-related transcriptional regulator: MQNQSDDSIKATNKYLEQRVLRSSDNLLNVNRILQKELDKRKLLEQELLISKKTLGAVFNGIQDGICIIDLEYNIIKANRTMEKWYSHSLPLVKQKCHNVFYGKSEPCLDCPVIRTFNNDTYEYELITYTGPKEGINFLERHTFPLKDDKNNITGLVEYVRDITKYKKAEKTLEEQKKDLELKNNAMREVLGQIEIEKKQMEDNIIVNAENLLLPIIQKLKLKGELSKYIDLLQKNIRELTSSFGIKLTEIESKLTSREIEICDMIRNGLTSKEIAGLLNITYGTAERHRANIRNKLGIVGKNVNLSSFLKTL, translated from the coding sequence ATGCAAAATCAATCAGACGACAGTATTAAGGCAACTAACAAATATCTGGAACAACGTGTGCTAAGGAGTTCAGACAATCTGTTAAACGTAAACAGAATACTACAAAAAGAACTTGACAAACGTAAACTTTTGGAACAAGAGCTACTTATAAGCAAGAAGACTTTGGGAGCGGTTTTTAACGGAATACAAGATGGTATATGTATTATAGACTTAGAATATAATATTATAAAAGCAAACAGGACAATGGAAAAATGGTATTCTCACAGTTTGCCACTCGTCAAACAAAAATGTCACAATGTATTTTACGGGAAATCCGAGCCTTGCTTAGACTGCCCTGTTATTAGAACATTTAACAATGACACATATGAGTATGAATTGATAACGTATACAGGACCAAAAGAGGGAATTAATTTTCTTGAGAGGCATACTTTTCCTTTAAAAGATGACAAGAATAATATTACCGGCCTTGTTGAATACGTTCGTGACATAACAAAGTATAAAAAAGCGGAGAAGACGCTGGAGGAACAGAAAAAGGATTTAGAACTAAAGAATAATGCCATGAGAGAAGTTCTTGGACAAATTGAGATTGAAAAGAAACAGATGGAAGACAATATAATAGTCAATGCAGAAAATCTACTATTACCAATAATTCAAAAACTTAAACTAAAAGGAGAATTAAGCAAGTATATTGATTTATTACAAAAAAACATACGGGAGTTAACCTCTTCTTTTGGAATAAAACTAACTGAAATAGAATCAAAATTAACGTCTAGAGAAATAGAGATTTGCGATATGATAAGAAATGGTCTTACAAGCAAAGAAATTGCAGGCCTTTTAAATATAACCTATGGAACTGCAGAAAGGCATCGCGCCAATATTAGAAATAAATTAGGTATTGTTGGTAAAAATGTTAACCTCTCGTCTTTTCTGAAAACGCTATAA
- a CDS encoding ATP-binding protein, which translates to MNIKNKILSRFLFPSILTIIVLIVFCYIYSYKVVRKNTYYQLEITAEDLYNNVKIFLSGKQVFTFAFSSDGLIRNFTEEIARNNDNKIEYYTNSLNNHLVTSKKPLDPDILDIFIIDLDGMVISSTDSSILGSNVSNETYFSETIRSGSNITDIRCSSEDVHNAFFDVARIILRNGGEEPIGIIVNRYNGQCLDSAISLRKKEGSVENKRLDGLGESGEMYIVNKDKVMITGSRFIKDAMYKQVVNTEGVSEALNNRMVMTGIYSDYRNIPVLGVYKYFEEMDWVLVASKSVSEAFAPTSYLRNVAIIIGATGIIAIVLVAVFSSKGVTASLAKATEVTRRIARDDLAGPIMDYKSMDNIKKLGTLINSELNKHLKASSYNIRSIKNDDMPLFKLKRSSEEWTITFDAIPDIITIHDKNSKIVRANKAFYEEFNIDEKHLYDKKCSEIFRCTDKALHHCSITKCMRNLKPVYEEFDDPITGGIHLLLIYPLLDEEGLFQGAIRQQKNITEKKKIDLELKRAKEFSENMIETAQDAIVSISEEGIVRVWNRSAEKIFGYSRSEIIGQPITTIIPERYRKRHENGIKRFLHTGQFKFINKPFEAFGKTKEGKEIPIELSLSTQKLENKQYSFTGIIRDRTFEMNIKNELIAQAKKLKEYSLLLEEKVDVRTIELREANKKLQEKDQRKTEFLSVASHELRTPLAAVLGYAAIINNRLRDTVFPNVKTEDNKVIQSIRKVKRGLDTIILEGKRLTDLINDLLDIEKIESGEMEWKMAHVSVTELMQRAKTLTHSYFEENSCELIIDIEDELPEVVVDKNRLEQVVLNLISNAIKFTENGSITCKARKLNNEITVSVIDTGKGIPEGDHEKIFDKFKQSGTAIKGKQKGTGLGLPICKEIVKHHGGRIWVESKPGKGSTFSFTLPL; encoded by the coding sequence ATGAACATAAAAAACAAAATATTATCCAGATTTTTATTTCCTTCTATTTTAACCATAATTGTTTTGATAGTATTTTGTTATATTTATTCCTATAAAGTGGTAAGAAAAAATACCTATTATCAATTAGAGATAACCGCCGAAGATCTGTACAATAATGTAAAGATTTTTTTGTCAGGAAAACAAGTCTTTACGTTTGCCTTTAGTTCTGATGGACTGATAAGAAACTTTACAGAAGAAATTGCCCGAAATAATGATAACAAGATAGAATATTATACCAATTCCTTAAATAATCATCTTGTTACAAGCAAGAAACCCCTTGACCCTGATATTCTCGACATATTTATCATTGACCTTGACGGTATGGTGATCAGTTCAACAGATTCCAGCATATTAGGTAGTAATGTCTCTAATGAAACATATTTTTCAGAGACAATCAGAAGCGGATCTAACATAACTGATATACGTTGCTCTTCAGAAGACGTACACAATGCGTTCTTTGATGTAGCCAGGATCATTTTAAGAAATGGAGGAGAGGAACCAATTGGCATAATTGTTAATAGATATAACGGCCAGTGTCTCGATAGCGCTATCAGTTTAAGGAAAAAAGAAGGGTCTGTAGAGAACAAACGACTGGATGGATTAGGTGAAAGTGGAGAGATGTATATAGTAAATAAAGATAAAGTAATGATTACTGGATCAAGATTCATAAAAGATGCCATGTATAAACAGGTTGTTAATACGGAAGGTGTTAGCGAGGCACTCAATAATAGAATGGTTATGACCGGTATATACTCTGACTACAGAAATATACCAGTGCTCGGGGTCTATAAATACTTTGAAGAGATGGATTGGGTTTTAGTGGCAAGCAAAAGTGTCTCTGAAGCCTTTGCTCCGACTTCATATTTAAGAAACGTTGCAATCATTATTGGAGCTACCGGCATTATAGCTATTGTACTGGTTGCCGTCTTTAGTTCTAAAGGAGTTACTGCCTCTTTAGCGAAAGCGACAGAAGTAACCAGGAGAATTGCAAGAGATGATTTAGCGGGTCCGATAATGGACTATAAAAGTATGGATAATATTAAGAAACTGGGAACGCTGATTAATTCAGAGTTGAATAAACACTTGAAAGCAAGTTCTTATAACATCCGTTCCATTAAGAATGACGATATGCCTTTATTTAAGTTAAAAAGGAGTAGTGAAGAATGGACAATAACCTTTGATGCAATTCCTGATATTATTACAATCCATGACAAGAATTCTAAAATTGTCAGGGCAAATAAAGCATTTTACGAAGAGTTTAACATAGATGAAAAACATCTATATGACAAAAAATGCTCTGAGATATTTCGTTGCACAGACAAAGCATTACATCATTGTTCAATTACAAAATGCATGAGGAATTTAAAACCTGTATATGAAGAATTTGATGATCCCATTACTGGAGGAATTCACCTCCTGCTGATATACCCTCTTCTTGATGAGGAAGGTTTATTTCAAGGTGCCATTAGACAACAGAAAAATATAACAGAAAAGAAAAAAATTGATCTAGAGTTAAAAAGAGCAAAAGAATTTTCAGAAAACATGATAGAGACTGCCCAGGATGCCATTGTCTCTATTTCCGAAGAAGGAATAGTTAGAGTCTGGAATCGCTCCGCAGAAAAGATTTTCGGATATTCAAGGAGTGAGATAATAGGTCAACCGATAACAACCATTATTCCAGAAAGATATAGAAAAAGACATGAGAATGGAATAAAACGTTTTCTGCACACTGGCCAATTCAAATTCATTAACAAGCCATTTGAGGCTTTTGGAAAGACAAAAGAGGGAAAGGAAATCCCGATAGAATTATCTTTGTCTACTCAGAAACTTGAAAACAAACAATATTCTTTTACGGGAATAATCAGGGATAGAACCTTTGAAATGAACATAAAAAATGAATTGATAGCACAGGCAAAAAAATTAAAGGAGTACAGCCTTTTACTGGAAGAAAAAGTAGATGTGAGAACTATTGAGTTAAGAGAAGCAAATAAGAAACTTCAAGAAAAAGATCAACGGAAGACAGAATTTTTATCCGTAGCATCACACGAATTAAGAACACCCCTTGCTGCGGTTTTAGGCTATGCAGCGATTATAAACAATAGACTTCGAGATACAGTTTTCCCAAATGTTAAAACTGAGGACAACAAGGTTATACAGTCAATAAGAAAAGTGAAAAGAGGCCTTGACACCATAATATTAGAGGGTAAAAGGTTGACAGATCTTATAAACGATCTTCTTGATATAGAAAAAATAGAAAGCGGAGAAATGGAGTGGAAAATGGCACACGTTTCAGTGACTGAGCTTATGCAACGAGCAAAAACTCTCACTCATAGTTATTTTGAAGAAAACAGTTGTGAGTTAATAATTGATATCGAGGACGAATTGCCTGAAGTTGTGGTTGACAAGAACAGACTGGAACAGGTTGTTCTTAATCTGATTTCAAATGCAATTAAGTTCACAGAGAATGGGTCCATTACATGCAAGGCAAGGAAGCTAAATAACGAAATAACCGTAAGTGTAATAGATACAGGTAAGGGTATACCTGAAGGTGACCATGAGAAGATATTTGATAAATTCAAACAATCTGGCACAGCTATTAAAGGAAAGCAGAAAGGAACAGGTCTTGGGTTACCAATCTGTAAAGAAATTGTAAAGCATCATGGTGGCAGGATATGGGTAGAAAGTAAACCGGGAAAGGGAAGTACATTCTCGTTTACCCTGCCTCTGTAA
- a CDS encoding FAD-dependent oxidoreductase, with protein MIKKFIKNKYVNDHYRVGIISGGYGGLTAALNLNASRFCVTLFDQKKKFNWLPDIHELVSGMKRECDLQFSLEGRLLQLGHTFCNKSVTSIDPDCKQLVTEQAKNLSV; from the coding sequence ATGATTAAAAAGTTTATAAAGAATAAATATGTTAATGATCACTATCGAGTTGGCATCATTAGTGGAGGGTATGGTGGGTTGACAGCAGCCTTAAACTTGAATGCATCAAGGTTTTGCGTTACCTTATTTGACCAGAAGAAAAAATTTAACTGGTTGCCAGATATTCATGAATTAGTTTCAGGTATGAAGCGGGAATGTGATCTGCAGTTCTCTCTGGAAGGACGGTTGCTCCAATTGGGGCATACTTTCTGCAACAAATCGGTTACGTCTATAGACCCCGATTGTAAGCAATTAGTTACAGAGCAGGCAAAAAATCTATCAGTTTGA
- a CDS encoding bacteriohemerythrin, producing MIEWNDKYSVNISLIDEQHKKLFEIINKAIIAKKHGRTTKDVLEILDEMTEYALEHFELEERYMKEFNFTGYKTHRNEHIDFTNNSLDYKNRVVGGDSEIINEILEYLKQWLVKHIQVTDKKYIRCFKENGIK from the coding sequence ATGATTGAATGGAATGACAAATATAGTGTGAACATATCTCTAATCGATGAACAGCACAAAAAACTTTTTGAGATTATCAATAAGGCGATTATAGCGAAAAAACACGGTAGGACGACAAAAGATGTATTGGAAATATTAGATGAAATGACTGAATATGCTCTTGAACATTTTGAACTTGAAGAACGTTATATGAAAGAGTTTAATTTTACCGGGTATAAGACTCATAGAAATGAGCACATCGATTTTACCAACAATAGTTTAGATTATAAAAACAGGGTAGTTGGCGGTGATTCTGAAATTATCAATGAAATCCTTGAATATTTAAAGCAATGGTTAGTTAAACACATTCAAGTAACTGACAAGAAATACATAAGATGTTTTAAGGAAAACGGTATTAAGTAA